In Rothia mucilaginosa, one genomic interval encodes:
- a CDS encoding MIP/aquaporin family protein produces MSLLASAGTVLAAGSSALVDASGAPTTLGIFASEFFGTFILILLGAGVCAAVTLKKSYAKDAGWGVITFGWGLAVFTAVYLSFHSGAHLNPAVTVGLATAGKDLATGVPATPGNIALYIVAQMLGAMAGATGAYLTYKKHFDEDPGDRLGIFATGPAIKSYGWNLLTEIIGTFVLIGWIIASGKTPAQTGPLAVALVVVSISMNLGGATGSAINPARDLGPRIAYTFLPIPGKTGSNWSYAWVPVVGPIIGAILAGLIVPAVLPL; encoded by the coding sequence ATGTCTCTTCTTGCTTCCGCAGGAACTGTACTTGCAGCCGGCTCTTCCGCTCTCGTGGATGCATCCGGCGCCCCCACCACCCTCGGAATCTTCGCTTCCGAGTTCTTCGGCACCTTCATCCTGATTCTGCTCGGTGCCGGCGTATGCGCCGCAGTGACCCTCAAGAAGTCCTACGCTAAGGACGCAGGCTGGGGTGTTATCACCTTCGGATGGGGTCTGGCAGTGTTCACCGCCGTGTACCTCTCCTTCCATTCCGGTGCACACCTGAACCCCGCTGTGACCGTTGGCCTGGCAACCGCAGGCAAGGACCTGGCAACCGGCGTTCCCGCAACCCCCGGCAACATTGCCCTGTACATCGTCGCTCAGATGCTCGGCGCAATGGCCGGCGCAACCGGAGCGTACCTCACCTACAAGAAGCACTTCGATGAGGACCCGGGCGACCGCCTCGGCATCTTCGCAACCGGCCCCGCCATCAAGTCCTACGGCTGGAACTTGCTCACCGAGATTATCGGCACCTTCGTCCTGATTGGCTGGATCATCGCATCCGGTAAGACCCCCGCCCAGACTGGCCCCTTGGCTGTTGCCCTGGTCGTTGTATCCATCAGTATGAACCTCGGTGGCGCAACCGGTTCCGCTATCAACCCCGCACGTGACCTCGGCCCCCGTATCGCCTACACCTTCCTGCCCATCCCCGGTAAGACCGGTTCCAACTGGTCTTACGCATGGGTTCCGGTTGTTGGCCCAATCATCGGCGCTATCCTCGCAGGCCTGATCGTTCCGGCAGTTCTGCCCCTCTAA
- a CDS encoding sugar-binding transcriptional regulator: protein MNERANHTYEAAQLYYIHNMTMDAIAARLGVSRATVSRLLKSARESGMVQIRLDDSFRARSELERRIGERYKVRVTLVNVRSDATPIARMSQVSRTAAALLDSLIDNGTSLGVAWGSTMTEISRHLPRRPLKGVTVVQMNGAGNAHHSGIPYLGSLLGQLVNAYDAQTIHFPVPAFFDYADTKTAMWRERSVQKNLHAQQNVDLAIFGVGAFGGPIPSHVYSGGYFEVQEQRQLRELGVVGDMCTILLREDGSWADLELNKRASGPTPKELARIPRRICVASGTHRVRALRGALRTGAITDLVLDDALAKALMEK from the coding sequence ATGAACGAACGCGCTAACCATACCTACGAGGCAGCGCAGCTTTACTACATTCACAACATGACGATGGACGCTATCGCGGCTCGTCTGGGGGTTTCTCGAGCCACTGTGTCGCGTCTGCTTAAAAGTGCTCGTGAGAGCGGCATGGTGCAGATCCGTCTAGATGATTCCTTCCGTGCCCGCAGCGAGCTTGAGCGCCGCATCGGTGAGCGCTATAAGGTGCGCGTTACTCTCGTGAATGTCCGTTCGGACGCCACCCCCATCGCCCGCATGAGCCAGGTATCCCGTACTGCGGCGGCTCTACTTGATTCCCTGATTGATAATGGAACGAGCCTGGGTGTGGCGTGGGGTTCAACGATGACCGAGATTTCTCGTCATCTGCCGCGCCGCCCTCTGAAGGGCGTGACTGTGGTGCAGATGAATGGTGCCGGTAACGCGCACCATTCGGGCATTCCGTACCTGGGTTCCCTGCTGGGGCAGTTGGTGAATGCCTATGATGCGCAGACTATCCATTTTCCGGTTCCCGCGTTCTTTGACTATGCGGACACGAAGACCGCCATGTGGCGTGAGCGTAGCGTGCAGAAGAATCTGCATGCCCAGCAGAATGTTGACCTCGCTATTTTTGGCGTGGGTGCTTTTGGTGGACCTATTCCTTCTCACGTGTATTCGGGTGGCTATTTTGAGGTGCAGGAGCAGCGTCAGTTGCGTGAGCTGGGCGTTGTGGGGGATATGTGCACGATTCTTCTGCGTGAGGACGGCTCGTGGGCTGATCTTGAGTTGAATAAGCGTGCGTCCGGTCCGACTCCGAAGGAGCTTGCCCGCATTCCGCGCCGTATTTGCGTTGCGTCCGGTACTCACCGTGTGCGTGCTTTGCGCGGCGCGTTGCGTACGGGCGCAATTACTGACTTGGTTCTTGATGATGCCCTGGCAAAGGCGCTCATGGAGAAATAG
- a CDS encoding glycerol-3-phosphate dehydrogenase/oxidase: MSSQHIAQQSQLTAESRAKALKSMVNEELDILVVGGGITGAGIALDAATRGLRTGIVEAGDWAAGTSAWSSKLVHGGLRYLYNLDFKLVTEALTERGLLLNKIAPHLVHAQPFLWPLKMPVIERAYSAIGIGMYDTLAFLGSRGNKGVPSQRHFTKTGTKTVFPDIKDSAFSGAIQFYDARVDDARLVIDVVRTAAGYGALAASRTQVVGFTKDASGRVIGAELADLETGERLNVRAKHIINATGVWTEESESLANPDAGLEVLASKGIHIVVPRDRINATSGIFTKTEKSVLFIIPWQRYWIIGTTDTPYSEDRERPVATSKDIDYVLMQANKLIANPLTREDIIGTYTGLRPLLQPKVKDGAASTKVSREHTVTEVAPGMSAIAGGKLTTYRVMAADAVDFALGEQAKQNPSVTATIGLVGADGYHAIAANRARYAERYGWDEDRITHLLERYGSQIEDLGALIDADPSLGAPLAKAPQFLRADVVFAVRYEGALHLEDVLVRRVRLDLEQRDRGLAAADEILDIMRAELGWDDKKVKEELDLYAARVQAIREAESTSTDAEASAKIEAVTPVAPRVKL, from the coding sequence ATGAGCTCCCAGCACATTGCACAGCAGTCTCAGCTGACCGCCGAGTCCCGCGCCAAGGCGCTCAAGAGCATGGTCAACGAAGAACTCGACATCTTGGTCGTCGGCGGCGGCATCACCGGTGCAGGCATTGCCCTCGACGCAGCAACCCGCGGTCTGCGCACCGGTATCGTCGAAGCAGGCGACTGGGCTGCAGGCACCAGCGCATGGTCCTCCAAGCTCGTTCACGGCGGCCTGCGCTACCTCTACAACCTCGACTTCAAGCTCGTGACCGAAGCACTGACCGAGCGCGGCCTGCTGCTGAACAAGATCGCACCCCATCTGGTGCACGCACAGCCCTTCCTGTGGCCCCTGAAGATGCCCGTCATCGAGCGCGCATACTCCGCAATCGGCATCGGCATGTACGACACCCTCGCATTCCTCGGTTCCCGCGGCAACAAGGGCGTCCCCTCCCAGCGTCACTTCACCAAGACCGGCACCAAGACCGTCTTCCCCGACATCAAGGACTCCGCATTCAGCGGCGCAATCCAGTTCTACGATGCACGCGTTGACGACGCACGCCTCGTCATCGACGTCGTCCGCACCGCTGCAGGCTACGGCGCACTGGCTGCATCCCGCACCCAGGTTGTCGGCTTCACCAAGGATGCATCCGGCCGCGTCATCGGCGCAGAGCTGGCAGACTTGGAGACCGGCGAGCGCCTGAACGTACGCGCAAAGCACATCATCAACGCAACCGGCGTGTGGACCGAAGAGTCTGAGTCCCTGGCTAACCCCGATGCAGGCCTGGAGGTTCTGGCTTCCAAGGGTATCCACATCGTGGTTCCCCGCGACCGCATCAACGCAACCAGCGGTATCTTCACCAAGACTGAGAAGTCCGTTCTCTTCATCATCCCCTGGCAGCGTTACTGGATCATCGGCACCACCGACACCCCCTACTCCGAGGACCGCGAGCGCCCCGTCGCAACCAGCAAGGACATCGACTACGTGCTGATGCAGGCTAACAAGCTGATCGCTAACCCGCTGACCCGCGAGGATATCATCGGCACCTACACCGGCCTGCGCCCGCTGCTGCAGCCCAAGGTCAAGGACGGCGCAGCATCCACCAAGGTTTCCCGCGAGCACACCGTGACCGAGGTTGCCCCCGGCATGAGCGCAATCGCAGGCGGCAAGCTCACCACCTACCGTGTGATGGCTGCCGACGCTGTGGACTTCGCACTGGGCGAGCAGGCTAAGCAGAACCCCTCCGTAACCGCAACCATCGGCCTGGTCGGCGCAGACGGCTACCACGCAATCGCTGCTAACCGTGCACGCTACGCAGAGCGTTACGGCTGGGATGAGGACCGTATCACCCACCTGCTCGAGCGTTACGGATCGCAGATTGAGGACCTCGGCGCTCTCATCGACGCTGACCCCTCCCTCGGTGCTCCCCTGGCTAAGGCACCCCAGTTCCTGCGTGCAGATGTCGTCTTCGCTGTCCGCTACGAAGGTGCCCTGCACCTGGAGGATGTACTGGTCCGCCGCGTACGCCTCGACCTTGAGCAGCGCGACCGCGGCCTGGCAGCAGCAGACGAAATCCTCGACATCATGCGTGCCGAGCTCGGCTGGGACGACAAGAAGGTCAAGGAGGAACTCGACCTCTACGCCGCACGCGTACAGGCTATCCGCGAGGCAGAGTCCACCTCCACCGACGCTGAGGCATCGGCAAAGATTGAGGCTGTCACCCCCGTGGCACCCCGTGTGAAGCTCTAA